A window of Phenylobacterium sp. NIBR 498073 genomic DNA:
TGGCGCCAACTGTCGCCGTTGCTGGAGGCGTCGGGCGGTGCGCTGCCGATGGGAGGGGGGCGCGCGTCCTGGGAGCGCCTGAGCCAGGAGCAGTCCGCCCTCGAGGCCGCCCGGCCGGCGGCGGGCGATCGGTTGACTGACCTTCTCCGGCGCGTCTCGCTCCAGCGGGCCATTCTGGGGATGACTTAGAATGCCGACACGGCTGGAAGCATTTCTGACCTCGACCGCGCCGTTGGCGGCGCTGGCGGAAAGCATGCCGGAGGGTCTGCCGGGCCAGATCGCCAGTGCGCTGCGCGAACGGATCCAGGCCGGTGAGTTCAAGCCGGGTGATCCCTTGAAGGCTGCCCCGTTGGCGGTGGCCTTCGGATGCAGCCGTGGCCCGGTACGCGAGGCATTGCGCCGCCTGGAGCGTGAAAAGCTCGTCGTGATCGCGCCGCGAACCGGCGCCGCCGTCGCCCAGATGAACGCCCAGGCCCTGGAGGCGCACTTTCGATTGCGCGCTGAGGTCGGTGCTCTTTTCGTGCGCCTCGCCGCCGAGCGCGTGCAGCGTCCGCCGGCCCTCGTGGCGGCGATCCTTGAAGGCGCCGAGGTGCTTGCGGAGGTGGCCGCCGACGAGAGCGCCCAGGTCGGCGACTACATCCGCGCTCGCCGGCGGCTGACCGACCTGATCGCGACCTTGGCGGCCGCGCCCTATGTCTCGGAGCTTTCTCAGGAACTCGAGCGGGAAGTGGCGATCCTGTGGGCGCCGATGAATTCAGCCGCGCGCCGTCGGCGATCGGCTGGCGGTTGGCGCAAGATTGCGCGCGCCATCGCCTCCGGCGATCCCGAAGCGGCCGAGGCCGAAGGACGCCGCATGGTGCTGGAGTCCCTCGACGAAGTGCGCCGCATGGAGGCCTTGGACTAGAAGGGCCTGCTCGCCGCCTCGCCGAGCGCGGTGAGGGCCTTCAGCGCCCGCAACTGGACCTGCAAGGCTGCGGCTCGCCTGTGGGGATACTCACCGCTCCGGTTTCGCCCAGGCCGGGCGTCCTGATCGGCTGAACGGCGCCTTGCCCCAAAGGCGACGTTTCGGCCAGCGCCGCGGCCAGTGCGGGCCAGTGCGATCAGCAAAGCGGCAGGTCGGCCTCAGTCCGCTGCTTGAAACGCCATCAGATCGATCACTTCCTGGGCGGTGCGCGATTTTTGCGTCATTGCGCTTGGCGTGAGTGATTGTCGTGTCGATTGTGCGTATGCGCGCCGCTTTTCATCAAGAATGCGGAATATGTTGAAGAAAACGGGCGCTGAAGCGTGATTTGAGTTTCGGTGGCGTCGAGGGGCGGGGCTTGGGGCGGCGCTCAAGGGCGTTGGTCGCGGTCGTCGTGGTCGGTCGAACCCTGTCCCAAGGCTCGTCGGAGCGATCTGGCGAATTTCAACAACCCGTGGGGGCGAAGAATGAAGAACACTGCGAAGTCGCTGACGGCGATCCTGCTGGCGAGCGCGATAACTTTGCCGGCGGTTCCCGCCAATGCGGAGCCGACGCCCGAGATGAAGAGCGCGGCCCTGGCTGGCGTCGAGGCGCGCGCCAAGCTGAGTCAGGAAATGGTGGACTCGGTGTTCAGCTTCGCCGAGCCGGGGTTTCAGGAAGTAAAGACCGGGGAGTACCTGACGGGGATCCTCGAGAAGAACGGCTTCAAGATCACCCGCGGCGTCGCCGGCATTCCGACCGCGTGGACGGCGACCTGGGGGGCTGGCGGCCCGAAGATCGCGCTGGGCAGCGACATCGACGGCCTGCTGGGCCTATCGCAGTACCCGGGCGATCCGAGCATCAAGCCGATGGTCGAGGGCGCGCCGGGGCACGGCGAAGGGCACAACTCCGGCCTGCCGTTGATCATCGTGGCGGCGCTCGCGGCCAAGGATGTGATGGAGAAGAATAAGATCCCCGGGCAGCTGATGGTCTGGCCGGGCGTCGCCGAAGAACTGCTGGCGACCAAGGCCTTCTATGTGCGCGCTGGCCTGTTCAAGGACGTCGACGCCTCGATCTTCACCCACGTCAGCCGGGATTTTTCGACCCAATGGGGGCCGGCCGGCAACAACGGCATGGTCTCGGTGGAATACACCTTCCATGGCAAGACGGCCCACGCCGCCGGCCAGCCCTGGTCGGGGCGCAGCGCCCTGGACGGCGTTGAGCTGATGAACACCGCCTGGAACATGCGCCGCGAACATCTGCCGCTGACCCAACGCTCGCACTACGTCATCACCGACGGCGGCGGGCAGCCCAATATCGTGCCGGGCGTGGCTTCGGTCTGGTACTACTTCCGCGAAAACTCCTTCCAGTCGATCCGCGAACTCTACGAGCTGGGGAACACCATCTCGCAGGCGGCCGCGATGGGCACCGGCACGACGGTCGAGCGCAAGGTGCTCGGCTATGCAGCGCCGAACTACGGCAACAAGCCGCTGGCCGAAGCCGCCTACGCCAACATCAAGGCGGTGGGGATGCCGAAGTGGTCCGCCGACGACCAGGCCTTCGCCAAGGCGGTGCAGGTGACGCAAGGCTTCAAGCTCGAGCCGCTGGCGACCGAAGTTTCGCCGCTGACCACGCCGGAATCGCGTGGTCCCTCGATGGGCGGAGGGTCCGACGACATCGGCGACATCATGTGGACGGCGCCCACGATCACCATCCGCTATCCGTCCAATATCCCGAATGCGATCGGCCACAACGTGACCTCGGCCATGGCGATGGCGACCCCGATCGCCCACAAGGGCGTGGAGGTGGGCTCCAAGGCGGTGGCGCTGACCATCCTCGATCTGGTGACGACGCCAAAGCTGGTCGCCGATGCGAAGGACTACTTCAACAACGTTCAGCTGAAGGATCAGAAGTATGATCCGGTCCTGGCGGCGACTGACATGCCTGCGATCCACTTGAACGCCGAAATCATGAAACAGATGCGGCCGAAGCTGGAGCCGTACTACTATAACCCCAAGAAATATAAGACCTATCTGGATCAGCTCGGCGTCAAGTACCCGGCTGCCGCCGTCCCGCCGGCAAAGTAGTCCGCGGCGCGGTCCCATAGTTCGGGGCGTATCAGACGGGGAGGCGCGACGAGCGCCTCCCCGTTTCGCTTTTCTAGACCTTGTCCTTGAAGACGATCGGCGGCGTGCCGCGCCGCGCGACCTCCCGCATGACGAAGCTCGATCGGATCTTGGCCACGTGCGGGAGGATGGAGAGTTCCCGGCGATAGACCCGGTCGTAGTCCTCGAACGACGCCACGTTCAGCATGATCAGGAAGTCGGTGTCGCCGGAGACGAAGCCGCAATAGGAAACCGAAGGGCATTTCACCACTTCGCGCTCGAACTCGTTCAGCGCCTTCTCCGCCTGGGAGCTGAGCTCGATGGCCACGAAGACGACGACGCTGTAGCCGAGCATCGGCATGTTGAGATTGGCCGAATAATTGAGCACCGCCTGACGCTCTTCGAGGTTTCGTCGGCGTCGCGCTACCGCGGTGCTGGAAAGGTTGATCTGCTCGCCCAGCCAGACGTCTGAGGCTCGGCCGTCGTCGCAAAGCTCCTTCAAAATCCGATAATCCACGTCATCAAGATCAAGGTGTTCGGATTTCGACATCGAAGGCGCTTCTCCGTGCATAAAACGGCGGCAATTATGGATTCCTCGCGCAGATAATCCATCTCGCCGCGGACAGCTCCATGTCTGACGATAATCTAGTTCGTGCGACGGGCAAGGGAACGGCCAGCCTAGGGAGAGGGCGACGCCGACCAAAAGCGCCAACCGCGCACCGCCACTATTGAGCGGTAACTAGAGGTGGCGCTGGGGAGATCAGCAAGGCGAGGCGAAACGCCGCGAGCCGCATCGTTGGGGCGAGGGGCCTGAGCGATAGCCGTAAGAGGCGCAAGTATCCGAACGGAAGTTTAGCGATCCGCCGACAGTTTGGGCGGAGCGGGACCGTTTTGTTCAAATTTGACCAAGTCGGCGAAGTAAACAAGCCGACATAGATGCGAAATTACTTATCAAAATCTATCCGAGGGGGTGGTGATGAAGTTTTCGAAAAGCATCCAGCTGACGTCGAATGCGCGCCGTTGCGCGTTGGCCACGGTCAGCATCGTGGCGCTCCTGGGCTGCGGATCCGCGGCCCTGGCTGACGAAGCCGCAGCTGGTTCCGATCTGGAGGAGGTGGTGGTGACCGGCTCGCGGATCGCCCGCGACGGCTTTGACACACCGACGCCGGTCAACGTCCTGGGGGCGCAGGAAATCGCCGCATCGGCGCCGGCCAATATCGCAGATTTCGTCAACACGCTGCCCTCGGTGGCCGGCTCGATCACGGCGGCCAACTCGTCGGGATCGCTCAGCAACGGCGCAGCCGGGATCAGCGCGCTCAACCTGCGGGCGCTGGGAACCGGCCGGACGCTTGTTCTGTTCGACGGGCAACGCTCGGTGGTCTCGGCCTCGACCGGGCAGGTCGACACCAACACCTTCCCGCAGTCGCTGATCGAGCGGGTCGAGGTCGTGACCGGCGGGGCGTCGTCCGCCTATGGCTCGGACGCCGTCGGCGGGGTGGTCAACTTCATCCTGGACAAGGACTACACCGGCCTCAAGTCGTCGCTCGAATACGGCGAGACCACCTACGGGGACGGCGAAAACTGGAAGTACAACATCACCGCCGGCGCGCCGTTCGCGGGCGGCAAGGGCCATGCTCTGTTCAGCGCCGAGTGGGTCGGCCAGAGCGGCGTGCAGACCATCGATCGTGATTGGAACAAGAGCGGCTACTTCGCCGTGCGCAACACCGACCTGTCGGCCGGCGCGCCCTACTACATCACCTCCAAGAATGTCGGCATCGGCATCTACACGCCCGGCGGCCTGATCACGAACACGGCGCTGCGCGGGACCTATTTCGGCGTCAACAGCACGGTGAACCAGTTGGCCTACGGGGCCACGACCGGTCAGTGGATGATCGGCGGCGACTGGGCCTATTCGATCTCGGACATGCTGGGGTCCAACACCCTCATTCCCGAGGAGGACCGCAGCAGCTACTTCGGCCGCGTCAGCTATGAGGTCGCACCGAACATTTCGGTCTTCGCTCAGGCGTCGTGGGCCAAGTACGAGGGGCTCAGCTACTACATCAAGCCGACCCAGACCGGGATCGTGATCCAGCGGGACAACGCTTACCTGCCCACCGCCGTGCGCAACCAGATGACCGCGCTCGGGATCACTTCGTTCCAGATGGGCACCAGCAATGTCGACATGCCGGCCTCCGGCAGCCAGATGTCGCGGGAGACCGAGCGCTATGTGGTCGGCGCCAATGGCGACTTCGAGGCGTTCGGCCTCGATGTGGACTGGGACGCCTACTACCAGCACGGCAAGACCACGACCCACGAGCAACTGACCCCGACCTGGAACAACGCCCGCCTGGCGCTGGCCACCGACGCGGTGGTCAACCCTGCCAACGGCCAGATCGTCTGCCGCTCGACCCTGACCACCCCGACCAACGGCTGCGTGCCGCTCAATCGCTTCGGCCAAGGCGTGGCCAGCCAGGCGGCCCTGAGCTACGTGCTCGGCACACCCTATCGGGACCAGGAGTTCACCCAGGACGTCGCGGCGTTCAACTTCTCAACCAACAGCATCGAGGGCTGGGCCGGCCCGATTTCGCTTGCGGCCGGGGCCGAGTTCCGTCGCGAGGAGATGGGAGGCTTCGTCGAGGCCCAGTACATGTCGGGCTGGAAGTACGGCAATTTCCGCGTCACCAGCGGGAAGTACGACGTCAAGGAAGCCTATATCGAGACCGTGGTGCCGCTGTTCGAGGGCATGGATTTCAACGGCGCTTTCCGGCTCACCGACTACTCGACCTCCGGGACCGTCAAGACCTGGAAGGCCGGCCTGACCTACGCGCCGATCGAGGACATCCACTTCCGCGCTTCGGCCTCGCGCGACATCCGGGCCGCCAACATGAGCGAGCTCTACGACGCCGGCACCGCGCGCTCCAACTCGGTGAACATCGCGGGGGTCTCGACCCCGTTCGTGCAGAACCTGCAGGGCAATCCGAACGCGCAGCCTGAGGTCGCGGACGGCTACGGCGTCGGCATGGTCGTCTCGCCGCGCTGGATCCCGGGCCTGCAGGCCTCGATCGACTACTACGACATCAAGGTCGACGGGGTGATCAGCTTCGTCACCGCCCAGCAGGTCGCCGACTACTGCTACATCCAGAAGGTGGCCTCGTATTGCAGCCAGCTGGTGTTCAACGGCGCCGGCGTGCTGCAGACCATCAATCTCTACTACGACAACCTCAACAGCATGACCGCCAAGGGGCTCGACATCGAGGCCTCGTACCGCACCAGCCTCGCCGATCTGGCGTCCTGGGGCGCCGGCGACCTCGTCCTGCGCGCCATGTTCACCCACTATATCGAGAACGTGACCGACGACGGGGTGACCGCGATCGACCAGGCCGGCGCCAACACCAGCGCGACGCCAGACTGGATCTACCGGCTGTCAGCCAACTACGATCTGGAGCCCTGGTCGTTCAACGTCACGGCCCGGGGGATCAGCGACGGCAAGGTCAGCAACGCCTACACAGAGTGCCTG
This region includes:
- a CDS encoding peptidase dimerization domain-containing protein, whose protein sequence is MKNTAKSLTAILLASAITLPAVPANAEPTPEMKSAALAGVEARAKLSQEMVDSVFSFAEPGFQEVKTGEYLTGILEKNGFKITRGVAGIPTAWTATWGAGGPKIALGSDIDGLLGLSQYPGDPSIKPMVEGAPGHGEGHNSGLPLIIVAALAAKDVMEKNKIPGQLMVWPGVAEELLATKAFYVRAGLFKDVDASIFTHVSRDFSTQWGPAGNNGMVSVEYTFHGKTAHAAGQPWSGRSALDGVELMNTAWNMRREHLPLTQRSHYVITDGGGQPNIVPGVASVWYYFRENSFQSIRELYELGNTISQAAAMGTGTTVERKVLGYAAPNYGNKPLAEAAYANIKAVGMPKWSADDQAFAKAVQVTQGFKLEPLATEVSPLTTPESRGPSMGGGSDDIGDIMWTAPTITIRYPSNIPNAIGHNVTSAMAMATPIAHKGVEVGSKAVALTILDLVTTPKLVADAKDYFNNVQLKDQKYDPVLAATDMPAIHLNAEIMKQMRPKLEPYYYNPKKYKTYLDQLGVKYPAAAVPPAK
- a CDS encoding Lrp/AsnC family transcriptional regulator; the encoded protein is MSKSEHLDLDDVDYRILKELCDDGRASDVWLGEQINLSSTAVARRRRNLEERQAVLNYSANLNMPMLGYSVVVFVAIELSSQAEKALNEFEREVVKCPSVSYCGFVSGDTDFLIMLNVASFEDYDRVYRRELSILPHVAKIRSSFVMREVARRGTPPIVFKDKV
- a CDS encoding GntR family transcriptional regulator, which translates into the protein MPTRLEAFLTSTAPLAALAESMPEGLPGQIASALRERIQAGEFKPGDPLKAAPLAVAFGCSRGPVREALRRLEREKLVVIAPRTGAAVAQMNAQALEAHFRLRAEVGALFVRLAAERVQRPPALVAAILEGAEVLAEVAADESAQVGDYIRARRRLTDLIATLAAAPYVSELSQELEREVAILWAPMNSAARRRRSAGGWRKIARAIASGDPEAAEAEGRRMVLESLDEVRRMEALD
- a CDS encoding TonB-dependent receptor; its protein translation is MKFSKSIQLTSNARRCALATVSIVALLGCGSAALADEAAAGSDLEEVVVTGSRIARDGFDTPTPVNVLGAQEIAASAPANIADFVNTLPSVAGSITAANSSGSLSNGAAGISALNLRALGTGRTLVLFDGQRSVVSASTGQVDTNTFPQSLIERVEVVTGGASSAYGSDAVGGVVNFILDKDYTGLKSSLEYGETTYGDGENWKYNITAGAPFAGGKGHALFSAEWVGQSGVQTIDRDWNKSGYFAVRNTDLSAGAPYYITSKNVGIGIYTPGGLITNTALRGTYFGVNSTVNQLAYGATTGQWMIGGDWAYSISDMLGSNTLIPEEDRSSYFGRVSYEVAPNISVFAQASWAKYEGLSYYIKPTQTGIVIQRDNAYLPTAVRNQMTALGITSFQMGTSNVDMPASGSQMSRETERYVVGANGDFEAFGLDVDWDAYYQHGKTTTHEQLTPTWNNARLALATDAVVNPANGQIVCRSTLTTPTNGCVPLNRFGQGVASQAALSYVLGTPYRDQEFTQDVAAFNFSTNSIEGWAGPISLAAGAEFRREEMGGFVEAQYMSGWKYGNFRVTSGKYDVKEAYIETVVPLFEGMDFNGAFRLTDYSTSGTVKTWKAGLTYAPIEDIHFRASASRDIRAANMSELYDAGTARSNSVNIAGVSTPFVQNLQGNPNAQPEVADGYGVGMVVSPRWIPGLQASIDYYDIKVDGVISFVTAQQVADYCYIQKVASYCSQLVFNGAGVLQTINLYYDNLNSMTAKGLDIEASYRTSLADLASWGAGDLVLRAMFTHYIENVTDDGVTAIDQAGANTSATPDWIYRLSANYDLEPWSFNVTARGISDGKVSNAYTECLSSCPASVAPYYTINDNSVEGALYWDVSASYDFEVASVKGEGFISIKNLFDTDPVLVGNPANLGAENTPGYPQTNRSLYDTNGRTFRVGIRLEY